The proteins below come from a single Necator americanus strain Aroian chromosome V, whole genome shotgun sequence genomic window:
- a CDS encoding hypothetical protein (NECATOR_CHRV.G19177.T1), whose translation MVDLNLEFPVFPKTFEEFLIKPDKVEVNGETWESALTLQNTCQCGVLFKVKCTSNARIEIDDCADILLPGNEVQVPFRKKCAASGQDQLMVLYCLVGKQWMSEGSSAFRCWERAKKQDVITRRKIINIIEK comes from the exons ATGGTGGATCTTAATCTCGAGTTTCCTGTATTTCCAAAAACTTTCGAAGAATTCTTAATCAAGCCCGACAAAGTTGAG GTTAATGGTGAAACCTGGGAATCTGCTTTAACTCTGCAGAACACATGCCAATGTGGAGTACTGTTCAAG gtgaagtgCACATCTAATGCACGGATAGAGATAGACGATTGCGCTGATATTCTTCTACCGGGAAACGAGGTACAG GTGCcattcagaaagaaatgtgCTGCCAGTGGGCAAGACCAGCTGATGGTGTTGTACTGTCTTGTGGGGAAACAGTGGATGAGTGAAGGATCTAGCGCGTTCAG ATGTTGGGAAAGAGCGAAGAAACAAGATGTTATCACAAGAAGAAAGATCATTAACATCATCGAAAAGTGA